The Mycolicibacterium insubricum DNA segment GGGTGGTGATCGAGGCCCACAGGGTTGCCACACCCGGGGCCAGCGACCGGGCGACGATCAGCGCAACCGGCAGCCCGATGAGCACGAGCACGTAGCCCACCGCGATACAGCGGGCCGGCCGGCGCCAGCGGGGGCTCACCGGGCCCGCCCCCGGCTCCGGGCGGCCAGCGCCTTCAGCGCGGTCAGCAGCGCGAACGACACCACCAGCAGCACGACGGCGACGGCCGCGGCGCCGGACCGGTCCCCGCGGCCGATCAGGTCTGCGATCTGGCCGGAGGAGACCTCGGTGCGGCCCGGGATCATCCCGCCGATCAGCAGCACCGATCCGTACTCGCTGACCGCCCGGCAGAACGCCAGCCCCGCGCCGGTGAGCAGTGACGGGACCAGCGCCGGCAGGATGAGGGTGCCGAAAATGGTTATGCCACCGGCCCCCAGCGATGCGGCGGCCCGCTCGGCATCGGCGTCGGACTCCAGCAGCACGGGCTGCACCGCGCGGACCACGAACGGCAGGGTGACGAACAGCAGGGCGATCGTCACCCCGGCGGCGCTGT contains these protein-coding regions:
- a CDS encoding ABC transporter permease, whose amino-acid sequence is MRSSAGTTVAAGATGTWLGAVVALPLLVVAWESVQSGPGGFWSAVTTGDAVAALRTTVLLSLLVTVINMGFGLLVAWVLVRDDFPGKRVIDLLIDLPFALPTIVASMVLVALYGRHGPLDLQYSAAGVTIALLFVTLPFVVRAVQPVLLESDADAERAAASLGAGGITIFGTLILPALVPSLLTGAGLAFCRAVSEYGSVLLIGGMIPGRTEVSSGQIADLIGRGDRSGAAAVAVVLLVVSFALLTALKALAARSRGRAR